In Ectothiorhodosinus mongolicus, one DNA window encodes the following:
- the metA gene encoding homoserine O-succinyltransferase MetA, which yields MPLVAHSPLPTFNRLKQEGQTVLSDRFALQQDIRAMHIGLLNMMPDKALAATERQFFRLIGESNQIAQFYVHPFTLDALPRGAEAQAYIEKYYEPWAAIQDQGLDALIITGANVTQPDLSLEAFWQPLIEVIDWAYDNVTSSLCSCLATHAVMQFRYGQTRRALGHKCWGVFPHYVVDRTHPLVNGVNTRFDVPHSRFNDISRDQFDAAGVKVLVESEEAGVHLAVSEDQFRLVFFQGHPEYDIISLLKEYKREVARFAAGEREDYPSMVAHYFSQRSQAILEEYRLALIDARETGRSSPAFPEELISAALDNTWHDTAEAVINNWIGHVYQLTHVDRKKPFREGLDPNNPLGRLNLD from the coding sequence ATGCCACTGGTTGCCCACAGCCCTCTGCCCACCTTCAACCGCCTCAAACAAGAGGGCCAGACGGTCCTGAGCGATCGCTTCGCGCTGCAACAGGACATTCGCGCGATGCATATTGGCTTGCTCAATATGATGCCGGATAAGGCCCTGGCGGCTACCGAACGCCAATTCTTCAGACTGATTGGTGAAAGCAACCAGATCGCCCAGTTTTATGTGCATCCATTCACCCTCGATGCGCTCCCGCGGGGCGCTGAGGCTCAAGCCTATATCGAGAAATACTATGAACCTTGGGCAGCCATTCAGGATCAAGGTTTAGATGCCTTGATTATCACCGGTGCCAATGTGACTCAGCCGGATTTATCGCTGGAGGCGTTCTGGCAGCCATTGATTGAGGTGATTGATTGGGCCTATGACAATGTCACCTCAAGCTTATGTTCCTGTCTGGCCACCCATGCCGTCATGCAATTTCGCTACGGCCAAACGCGACGCGCGCTGGGCCATAAGTGCTGGGGCGTGTTTCCACACTATGTGGTGGATCGCACCCATCCGCTGGTTAATGGTGTGAACACCCGCTTTGATGTGCCGCACTCACGTTTCAACGATATATCTCGCGATCAATTCGATGCCGCAGGCGTCAAAGTCTTGGTAGAAAGTGAGGAAGCCGGCGTGCACCTAGCGGTCAGTGAAGATCAGTTTCGTCTCGTGTTTTTTCAGGGGCATCCGGAATACGACATCATCAGTCTGCTGAAAGAGTACAAACGAGAAGTGGCGCGCTTTGCTGCGGGGGAGCGTGAAGATTATCCGTCCATGGTGGCGCATTATTTCAGCCAGCGCAGCCAAGCGATACTGGAAGAATACCGCCTGGCTTTGATCGATGCCCGCGAAACTGGGCGTAGTTCACCCGCCTTTCCCGAGGAATTGATTAGTGCTGCTTTGGACAACACTTGGCATGATACCGCCGAGGCGGTGATCAACAACTGGATCGGCCACGTCTATCAGTTAACCCATGTGGATCGTAAAAAGCCTTTCCGCGAAGGTCTGGACCCGAACAATCCCCTGGGTCGCCTCAACCTCGATTAA
- a CDS encoding ATPase encodes MRITAHQYEHWQQKSITLLGMSGVGKTRLAHLLRRAHWFHYSGDYRIGTRYLDEAILDNIKSQVMTIPLMRDLLRSDSISIVNNLSVDNLQPVSTFLGKLGNPESGGLSLPEFKRRQRLHHDAEVSAMRDVPDFIRKAHEIFGFEHVINDAGGSVCELDDPGVMELLAEHTLIIYIKATADNELELIRRAEQSPKPMYYREDFLDRELHAYLTAKRLDYVAQINPDDFVRWTFPRLFRDRLPRYEALAERYGYTITTDELAEVKTEDEFNALIMTALKRG; translated from the coding sequence TTGAGAATTACCGCCCATCAGTATGAACACTGGCAGCAGAAATCAATCACGCTGCTGGGCATGTCGGGCGTGGGTAAAACACGCTTGGCCCATTTGCTGCGACGCGCGCACTGGTTTCATTATTCAGGCGATTATCGCATCGGCACGCGTTATTTGGACGAGGCCATCCTCGACAACATCAAAAGCCAGGTCATGACCATCCCTTTAATGCGGGATTTGCTGCGCTCCGACTCGATTAGCATCGTCAATAATCTTTCCGTCGACAATCTGCAGCCAGTCTCCACTTTTCTCGGCAAGCTAGGCAACCCTGAATCGGGCGGCCTTTCGCTGCCTGAGTTCAAACGTCGGCAACGGCTGCATCACGACGCTGAAGTCTCCGCCATGCGCGATGTGCCGGATTTTATTCGCAAAGCCCATGAAATTTTTGGCTTTGAACATGTGATTAATGATGCCGGAGGCAGCGTCTGTGAGTTAGATGACCCTGGCGTCATGGAACTGCTGGCTGAACATACGCTGATCATTTACATCAAGGCGACCGCCGACAATGAGCTCGAACTGATCCGGCGCGCCGAGCAAAGCCCTAAGCCCATGTATTATCGTGAAGACTTTCTGGACCGCGAACTCCATGCCTACCTCACTGCCAAGCGCTTGGACTACGTCGCGCAAATTAATCCCGATGACTTTGTGCGCTGGACCTTCCCGCGACTGTTTCGTGACCGTCTGCCACGCTATGAGGCACTGGCTGAGCGCTATGGCTATACCATTACCACCGATGAACTGGCCGAGGTGAAAACCGAAGATGAGTTCAACGCGCTGATCATGACAGCCTTGAAACGCGGCTAA
- a CDS encoding ATP-binding cassette domain-containing protein — protein sequence MPILTLQDIQLSYGPVPLLDGIQLSLESGERVALVGRNGMGKSTLLKIISGEIQPDDGRVMRSQDLVVARLEQAVPKGQTGSVYQVVAAGLGELGSLIAAYHETAQRVAEDPSSQNLELLERQQHALEAGDGWSLEQRVATVLSRLGLDGEADFVALSGGWQRRVLLARALVVEPDVLLLDEPTNHLDVEAIEWLESSLPAFPGALLFITHDRAFLRKLATRIIELDRGHLHDWPGDYDLYLRRKAEALEVEAREQALFDRKLAEEEAWIRQGIKARRTRNEGRVRALKALRAERAQRRDLMGKARLQLQAAIPSGRLVIEAENLGFSYAGQPLIKDFSTLIMRGDKVGVVGPNGVGKTTLLRLLLGQLQPQQGQVRLGSKLEVAYFDQHRQALDETASVADNVGEGRDRVSLGGQTRHVLSYLQDFLFAPARARQPVSALSGGERNRLLLAKLFLRPANVLVLDEPTNDLDVETLEVLESRVVEFPGTVLVVSHDRDFLDNIATSIIAWEGPGRFVESVGGYSDWLRQRSTVNKTASTKPDPAAASPVAKPSAAKSSKKMKLGYREQQELTSLPAEIEALEARLEQLQTQLGDPEFYRQQSEQITQTQAKLAQVEADLEAAYARWATLEAMD from the coding sequence ATGCCGATTTTGACCTTACAAGATATTCAGCTCAGTTACGGGCCTGTCCCGCTACTTGATGGGATACAACTCAGCCTTGAGTCGGGTGAGCGTGTCGCCTTGGTGGGCCGCAACGGTATGGGAAAATCGACGCTGCTGAAAATCATCAGTGGTGAGATCCAACCCGATGATGGCCGAGTCATGCGCTCGCAAGATCTGGTTGTGGCTCGCCTTGAACAAGCGGTTCCCAAAGGGCAAACCGGCTCGGTCTATCAGGTGGTAGCGGCTGGTCTGGGTGAGCTCGGTAGCCTGATTGCTGCCTATCACGAAACCGCCCAACGCGTGGCGGAGGATCCCAGCTCCCAAAATCTAGAGTTGTTGGAACGTCAACAGCATGCTCTAGAGGCAGGCGATGGCTGGTCCTTAGAGCAGCGGGTAGCGACTGTGCTATCGCGTTTGGGTTTGGATGGTGAGGCTGATTTTGTTGCCTTGTCCGGGGGCTGGCAGCGCCGGGTGTTGCTGGCCAGAGCGCTGGTGGTGGAGCCGGATGTGTTGCTATTGGATGAGCCTACCAACCATCTGGATGTGGAAGCTATTGAGTGGTTGGAGTCGAGTCTGCCGGCTTTTCCAGGCGCTTTGCTGTTCATCACCCATGATCGGGCTTTTTTGCGCAAACTGGCCACCCGCATTATCGAATTAGACCGTGGTCATTTGCATGATTGGCCAGGTGATTATGACCTGTACCTCCGGCGTAAAGCCGAGGCTTTAGAGGTCGAGGCGCGCGAACAGGCTTTATTTGATCGTAAATTGGCGGAAGAAGAAGCCTGGATACGACAAGGCATCAAAGCTCGCCGTACGCGCAACGAGGGTCGTGTCAGGGCACTCAAGGCATTGCGCGCGGAAAGGGCGCAACGCCGAGACCTGATGGGTAAAGCCCGCTTGCAGTTACAGGCCGCCATTCCTTCGGGACGTTTGGTGATCGAAGCCGAGAATTTGGGCTTCAGTTACGCGGGGCAGCCATTAATCAAGGATTTCTCTACGCTTATCATGCGCGGCGATAAGGTGGGTGTTGTCGGCCCTAATGGGGTAGGCAAGACCACTTTGCTGCGGCTCTTACTGGGTCAGTTGCAGCCACAACAAGGTCAGGTGCGTCTTGGCAGCAAGTTGGAGGTTGCCTATTTCGATCAGCATCGTCAGGCCTTGGATGAGACAGCCAGCGTGGCCGACAACGTTGGCGAGGGTCGGGATCGTGTCAGCCTAGGTGGCCAGACTCGCCATGTTCTCTCTTACTTGCAAGATTTTCTTTTCGCCCCCGCGCGTGCGCGACAGCCTGTAAGTGCCTTGTCCGGCGGTGAGCGTAATCGTCTGTTATTGGCCAAGCTGTTTTTGCGACCCGCCAATGTACTGGTTTTGGATGAGCCCACCAATGATTTAGATGTAGAGACTCTAGAAGTTTTAGAGTCTCGCGTTGTTGAGTTTCCTGGCACCGTTTTGGTGGTCAGTCATGACCGTGATTTTCTCGATAATATCGCCACCAGTATCATCGCCTGGGAGGGCCCAGGGCGCTTTGTTGAGTCGGTTGGGGGATACAGTGACTGGTTACGCCAGCGCTCAACTGTCAATAAGACAGCCTCTACCAAACCAGATCCCGCGGCAGCATCACCAGTAGCGAAGCCTAGCGCTGCAAAATCATCGAAAAAAATGAAGCTTGGGTATCGAGAGCAGCAAGAATTGACTAGCCTACCTGCTGAGATTGAGGCATTGGAAGCCAGGCTGGAGCAGTTGCAGACCCAACTGGGTGACCCCGAGTTTTATCGGCAGCAGAGTGAGCAAATCACGCAGACTCAGGCGAAATTAGCGCAGGTAGAGGCAGATTTGGAGGCTGCTTACGCGCGCTGGGCCACATTGGAGGCCATGGATTAG